Proteins encoded by one window of Drosophila melanogaster chromosome X:
- the mud gene encoding mushroom body defect, isoform G produces the protein MDTRSWRKVLLQWIGECHFIESNYITLEQSDLDSFFSVFIQKIQETENVKGKNELQDQPTEQSPLVQEFLAHNYPEFIAQQDDKEVDLPLDCLYVYTLLLHYSCVKKPSLFFHNICNKLPELTQTCIASFFRETVDRLLTREYLSQAIANVAVVYRQGVSTSVSPCLPSSSLSPDPRSDDAPCPSTPSSSSSQPSSSTPQLRNHREQLRLNGCEMPPPSTPKTELLEQRTKELRGIRTQLEVVRYEKALLEEQQMEKDELIKVLNKEKMMAKMELEKLRNVKLTEEHHDNESHHIMPYEFEHMKGCLLKEIGLKESLIAEITDKLHDLRVENSELSEKLNLAGKRLLEYTDRIRFLESRVDDLTRIVSSRDVMISSLESDKQELDKCLKEARDDLHNRIEVLNASSDLLDCSLSPNTTPENLASSVIDKQLREKEHENAELKEKLLNLNNSQRELCQALSSFLQKHNIDHEFPVEWTSSSLLSTISAIESKFVNTLEKSTQMKKECDVQSVCVEKLLEKCKLLSVSLGCQPKELDGFEATIPEAMESGFESSRECETILSCCHMKVVDIASKNNDLELDNERLNDKCAELKSIIDRGDQHLADINLQLIEKEKQIKDVGAEIQELRKRNINLENMLSQIADKEASAASHAQHLKQCGELLRAKYEVCRNELIAKNAAQDELVRMMMVPDGETLNGRVRQLIDLEMMHDEHNKMYAQMLKQLNELSAKHDNMTHSHLDFVKRTEIELETKNAQIMAFDEHNNHFDRFLTRIFTLLRSRNCPKSTTMGSATNFLESMHIEKRFENIEMLIEGQLLSADDLKRELDDLRSKNEELAKQNINGIIKRNKFITSLEVNTEKVKQYITDLEEEAFKRKQKVVQLENTLSKEQSNAKEMAQRLDIAQQEIKDYHVEAIRFINTIRDRLQQDFNGVNTPQQLGTCMTEFLKMYDQMEVRYEESSSLVEKLTESQAKLEMQVAELQVELENKDTNQHSGALIKQLNDTIQNLEKVNAKLSEDNTVSHTVHSKLNESLLKAQKELDLRAKIIENLEASERNLSMKLCELKDLKNKLKSSDEKIAQIKETYEEQIKALQAKCDMEAKKNEHLERNQNQSLTQLKEDALENCVLMSTKLEELQAKLQEGQQLVDSQKLELDMNRKELALVKSAYEAQTKLSDDLQRQKESGQQLVDNLKVELEKERKELAHVNSAIGAQTKLSDDLECQKESGQQLVDNLKVELEKERKELAQVKSVIEAQTKLSDDLQREKESAQQLVDNLKVELDKERKELAQVNSAFEAQTKLSDDLQRQKESAQQLVDNLKVELDKERKELAQVNSAFEAQTKLSDDLQREKESAQQLVDNLKVELDKERKELAQVKSVIEAQTKLSDDLQRQKESAQQLVDNLKVELDKERKELAKVKSVIEAQTKLSDDLQRQKESAQQLEAQTKLSDDLQRQKESAQQLVDNLKVELDKERKELAQVKSVIEAQTKLSDDLQRQKESAQQLVDNLKMELDKERKELAQVKSAIGAQTKLSDDLECQKESVQQLVDNLKVELEKERKELAKVNSAFEAQTKLSDDLKLQKEDAQREVFLVKERLVKEKREFEVKLATLEDIIETLEMRCTQMEEERATAYEQINKLENRCQEKDNVKSSQLQVETFKVECLHHQLKSEMATHNSLVEDLNRKLAEKVSKLDFVQSRLMTEIAEHNQVKDQLAQITDIPKVVELQHRLEAETAEREEAQNKLAVVTGRLDEITRELDNARLEHGAQILRMEETAREVGNKNAELCELIEFYRNRVEALERLLLASNQELEELNSIQSNQAEGVRDLGDTYSAAEGRQTESDQDKERYQKLALDCKILQAKYRDAKDEIKRCEKKIKDQRLEMEGKLEKMKNKMKGSRRRRWPQLMLLFIGLIILIVFFLYYILYISGINVIFKSRSPIVY, from the exons ATGGACACGCGCAGCTGGCGCAAGGTCCTACTCCAGTGG ATTGGCGAGTGCCACTTCATCGAATCGAACTACATTACCTTGGAGCAGTCGGATCTGGACTCCTTCTTTTCGGTCTTCATTCAAAAGATCCAGGAGACGGAAAATGTTAAGGGGAAGAATGAGCTGCAGGATCAGCCCACAGAACAAAGCCCCCTTGTGCAGGAATTCCTAGCAc ATAACTATCCCGAGTTCATTGCACAACAGGATGACAAGGAAGTCGATCTGCCTTTGGATTGCCTTTACGTTTACACGCTCCTGTTGCATTACTCGTGCGTTAAGAAGCCCAGCTTGTTCTTTCACAACATCTGCAATAAACTGCCGGAGCTGACACAGACATGCATCGCATCCTTCTTTCGAGAGACCGTGGACAGGCTGTTGACGCGCGAATATCTTAGCCAGGCGATCGCCAACGTTGCAGTTGTTTACCGACAAGGGGTTTCGACCTCAGTCAGCCCATGTCTTCCCAGCAGCAGCCTGAGTCCCGATCCGAGGAGCGATGATGCACCATGCCCATCCACGCcctcatcgtcatcgtcacaGCCGTCGAGCAGCACGCCACAGTTGCGCAATCATCGCGAACAACTTCGCCTGAATGGCTGCGAAATGCCACCTCCTTCGACCCCGAAAACGGAGCTACTGGAGCAACGCACCAAGGAGCTGCGCGGTATTCGTACCCAGCTGGAGGTGGTGCGCTACGAAAAGGCCttgctggaggagcagcaaaTGGAGAAGGACGAGCTCATTAAAGTTCTCAACAAAG AGAAAATGATGGCCAAGATGGAACTAGAAAAACTAAGAAACGTGAAGCTAACCGAAGAGCACCACGATAACGAGAGCCACCACATTATGCCATATGAGTTTGAGCAT ATGAAGGGATGCCTTTTAAAGGAAATCGGTCTAAAGGAGAGTCTCATCGCTGAGATTACCGATAAGCTGCATGATTTGCGTGTCGAAAATTCCGAGCTGTCCGAGAAG CTGAATCTGGCAGGAAAACGATTGCTGGAGTATACGGACCGCATTCGATTCCTTGAAAGTCGTGTAGACGACTTGACTCGTATCGTATCGTCCAGGGACGTTATGATCTCCTCTCTGGAGTCCGATAAACAGGAATTGGATAAGTGCCTTAAAGAAGCCCGCGACGACTTGCACAACCGAATCGAGGTCTTAAACGCATCCTCGGATTTACTCGACTGTTCGCTGTCGCCGAACACCACGCCCGAGAATTTGGCCAGTTCCGTGATTGACAAACAGTTGCGCGAGAAGGAGCATGAGAATGCCGAGCTAAAGGAGAAGCTGCTGAATCTGAACAATTCCCAGCGGGAGCTATGTCAGGCCCTTTCAAGTTTCCTTCAGAAGCACAATATCGATCACGAGTTTCCGGTAGAATGGACATCGTCGTCCCTGTTGTCCACCATTTCTGCGATCGAAAGTAAATTTGTTAACACGTTGGAGAAGAGTACGCAAATGAAGAAGGAATGCGACGTTCAGTCTGTGTGCGTCGAAAAACTACTGGAGAAATGCAAGCTGTTATCTGTATCGCTGGGATGCCAGCCAAAAGAGCTAGATGGATTCGAGGCCACAATACCGGAGGCAATGGAGTCGGGTTTCGAATCGAGCCGTGAGTGTGAAACCATTTTGAGTTGTTGTCATATGAAGGTAGTCGATATAGCATCGAAAAACAACGACCTGGAGTTAGACAACGAAAGGCTTAATGATAAATGCGCTGAGCTTAAATCAATAATTGATCGCGGGGATCAACATTTGGCCGATATCAATCTGCAGCTAATCGAGAAGGAAAAGCAGATAAAAGATGTGGGCGCTGAAATTCAGGAGCTGCGCAAAAGGAATATAAACCTTGAAAATATGCTCAGCCAAATTGCAGATAAAGAGGCCAGTGCGGCAAGCCATGCACAGCATTTGAAGCAGTGCGGTGAGCTTTTAAGAGCCAAGTATGAAGTGTGTCGAAATGAACTAATTGCTAAGAACGCGGCCCAAGATGAGTTGGTCCGGATGATGATGGTGCCAGATGGGGAGACCTTAAATGGGCGCGTACGCCAACTGATCGATCTGGAGATGATGCATGATGAACATAACAAGATGTATGCACAGATGCTGAAGCAATTAAATGAACTCAGCGCTAAACATGACAACATGACGCATTCCCATCTAGACTTTGTAAAGAGAACGGAGATCGAATTGGAAACGAAGAATGCACAGATCATGGCATTCGATGAGCATAACAATCATTTTGATCGTTTTCTGACCCGCATCTTTACACTCTTAAGAAGTAGAAATTGTCCGAAATCCACGACCATGGGCTCAGCGACCAACTTTCTGGAATCGATGCATATTGAAAAGCGGTTTGAGAATATTGAAATGTTAATTGAGGGGCAATTGCTTTCGGCTGATGATCTCAAGCGGGAGTTGGATGATCTTCGGTCGAAAAATGAGGAGCTCGCTAAGCAGAACATCAATggaataataaaacgcaataaattCATCACTTCTCTAGAGGTCAACACCGAAAAAGTGAAGCAATACATAACAGATCTAGAGGAAGAAGCTTTCAAGAGAAAGCAAAAGGTAGTCCAGCTGGAAAATACTCTAAGCAAGGAGCAAAGCAATGCGAAAGAAATGGCACAGAGGTTAGACATAGCACAGCAGGAAATAAAGGACTACCATGTGGAAGCCATTAGGTTTATCAATACCATTAGGGATCGCCTTCAGCAAGATTTCAATGGCGTAAACACCCCACAGCAGCTGGGCACTTGTATGaccgaatttttaaaaatgtatgacCAGATGGAGGTGCGATACGAGGAGTCCTCGTCGTTGGTAGAAAAGCTCACGGAATCTCAAGCAAAATTGGAGATGCAAGTGGCTGAGCTACAGGTAGAGCTAGAAAATAAGGATACCAACCAGCATTCGGGTGCCTTGATAAAACAGCTAAACGACACCATCCAAAACCTAGAGAAGGTCAACGCAAAGTTAAGCGAGGACAACACTGTATCGCATACCGTGCATTCAAAGTTGAATGAGAGTTTGTTAAAAGCGCAAAAAGAGTTAGACCTTCGTGCGAAAATAATCGAAAATCTGGAGGCTTCGGAAAGGAACCTCTCCATGAAGTTGTGCGAGCTGAAAGATCTGAAAAACAAACTGAAGTCATCTGATGAAAAAATTGCCCAGATAAAGGAAACGTATGAAGAACAGATTAAAGCTCTTCAAGCTAAATGTGACATGGAGGCTAAGAAAAACGAGCACTTGGAgagaaatcaaaatcaaagctTAACACAGCTCAAAGAGGACGCACTTGAAAATTGTGTACTTATGTCGACAAAACTAGAGGAACTGCAGGCAAAGCTGCAGGAAGGACAGCAGCTTGTAGATAGCCAGAAGCTGGAGCTGGACATGAACCGGAAAGAACTGGCTCTGGTTAAGTCTGCCTATGAGGCACAGACCAAGCTATCAGATGATTTGCAGCGTCAAAAGGAATCCGGCCAGCAGCTTGTAGATAACCTGAAAGtggagctggagaaggagcGGAAAGAACTGGCTCATGTTAACTCTGCCATTGGGGCACAGACCAAGCTATCAGATGATTTGGAGTGTCAAAAGGAATCCGGCCAGCAGCTTGTAGATAACCTGAAAGTGGAGCTGGAGAAGGAACGGAAAGAACTGGCTCAGGTTAAGTCTGTCATTGAGGCACAGACCAAACTATCAGATGATTTGCAGCGTGAAAAGGAATCTGCCCAGCAGCTTGTAGATAACCTGAAAGTGGAGTTGGACAAGGAGCGGAAAGAACTGGCTCAGGTTAATTCGGCCTTTGAGGCACAGACCAAACTATCAGATGATTTGCAGCGTCAAAAGGAATCTGCCCAGCAGCTTGTAGATAACCTGAAAGTGGAGTTGGACAAGGAGCGGAAAGAACTGGCTCAGGTTAATTCGGCCTTTGAGGCACAGACCAAACTATCAGATGATTTGCAGCGTGAAAAGGAATCTGCCCAGCAGCTTGTAGATAACCTGAAAGTGGAGTTGGACAAGGAGCGGAAAGAACTGGCTCAGGTTAAGTCTGTCATTGAGGCACAGACCAAACTATCAGATGATTTGCAGCGTCAAAAGGAATCTGCCCAGCAGCTTGTAGATAACCTGAAAGTGGAGCTGGACAAGGAGCGGAAAGAACTGGCTAAGGTTAAGTCTGTCATTGAGGCACAGACCAAACTATCAGATGATTTGCAGCGTCAAAAGGAATCTGCCCAGCAGCTTGAGGCACAGACCAAACTATCAGATGATTTGCAGCGTCAAAAGGAATCTGCCCAGCAGCTTGTAGATAACCTGAAAGTGGAGTTGGACAAGGAGCGGAAAGAACTGGCTCAGGTTAAGTCTGTCATTGAGGCACAGACCAAACTATCAGATGATTTGCAGCGTCAAAAGGAATCTGCCCAGCAGCTTGTAGATAATCTGAAAATGGAGCTGGACAAGGAGCGGAAAGAACTGGCTCAGGTTAAGTCTGCCATTGGGGCACAGACCAAGCTATCAGATGATTTGGAGTGTCAAAAGGAATCCGTCCAGCAGCTTGTAGATAACCTGAAAGTGGAGCTGGAGAAGGAACGGAAAGAACTGGCTAAGGTTAATTCGGCCTTCGAGGCACAGACCAAACTATCAGATGACTTGAAGCTTCAAAAGGAAGATGCACAGCGAGAGGTTTTCCTGGTCAAGGAGCGATTGGTGAAGGAAAAGCGTGAGTTCGAGGTGAAATTGGCCACCCTTGAAGACATAATCGAAACATTGGAGATGCGCTGTACTCAGATGGAAGAGGAGCGTGCGACTGCTTACGAACAGATCAATAAGTTGGAGAACCGTTGCCAAGAAAAAGACAACGTCAAGTCAAGTCAATTGCAAGTGGAAACTTTTAAGGTCGAGTGCTTGCATCATCAGCTAAAATCCGAGATGGCTACCCACAACTCGTTGGTAGAAGATCTTAACCGAAAGCTGGCAGAGAAAGTCAGTAAGTTGGATTTCGTTCAGAGTCGCCTAATGACTGAAATCGCCGAGCATAACCAGGTCAAGGACCAACTAGCCCAGATCACCGATATACCTAAGGTAGTCGAACTGCAGCATCGCTTGGAAGCGGAGACTGCCGAGCGTGAAGAGGCCCAGAATAAACTGGCTGTGGTCACCGGACGTTTAGACGAAATTACCCGGGAGTTGGACAACGCTCGGCTCGAGCATGGCGCCCAGATACTAAGGATGGAGGAGACGGCTCGTGAAGTTGGGAATAAAAATGCCGAGTTGTGTGAACTCATCGAATTCTATAGGAATCGCGTGGAAGCTCTTGAACGGCTGCTTCTCGCTTCCAACCAAGAGTTGGAAGAACTAAATTCCATCCAGTCTAACCAGGCGGAGGGCGTAAGAGATCTTGGCGACACATATAGCGCGGCTGAAGGACGCCAAACGGAGTCGGATCAGGATAAGGAGAGATACCAAAAGCTAGCGCTAGACTGCAAGATATTGCAGGCCAAGTATCGCGATGCCAAGGATGAGATTAAGCGCTGCGAGAAGAAGATAAAGGACCAGCGTCTTGAGATGGAGGGAAAGCTGGAGAAGATGAAAAACAAGATG AAGGGGTCACGCCGTCGGCGATGGCCGCAATTAATGCTGCTTTTTATTGGCCTAATTATTttaatcgttttttttttgtattacaTCCTGTACATAAGTGGCATCAATGTAATCTTTAAGTCGCGCAGTCCTATCGTGTATTAG